The region AAAAGTTTTCCCCGTTTCTTCCCTTATTGATTACAGCGATTTGCCCGTGAATGAGCATTATATTTCTCCACTTCTGGAATTGGGTTTTCGTTTGAAACATACATCGAAGTGGTTTAATGGCATAAGCGGCTATGTTCAAAAATCATCTCTTGAACAATTTGCACAGTTTTCTTTCGTACAAAACATAGATGTTGTGTATACATTGAAAAAGAAATACAACGTTGAAGATAACGCAACACAAATTATTCCGAGTGACCATTTGCAAAAAAACGAACATACATATAATTATGGTTCATCGTTCACACAACTGAATCAAATCAATGTTCCCCCCGTTCACGATTTGGGAATAACGGGACAAGGAATAGTTATCTGCGTAATGGATGCAGGTTTCAATAATCTTCCGCACGAAGTTTTTGCGAATATGAATATCATTGCGAAATGGGATTTTGTGAATAATGACCCCGATGTTGGCGATGGAAACGATATGGGAAGCGGCTCGCACGGAACGCAAACACTTTCGACGATTGGCGGATTTAAAGAAGGAAAACTCCTTGGTCCAGCGTTTAGCGCAACGTACATTCTTGCAAAAACAGAAAATACCGACAGCGAAACTCCGATTGAAGAAGATAACTGGATTGCTGCTGCTGAATGGGCAGATAGTATCGGTGTTGATGTTACGTCCACTTCGCTTGGATATATTACATTTGATGCGCCGTATCCAAGTTACACGTGGCAAAGTATGAACGGAAATACTTGCAGAATAACAATCGGCGCAGATATGGCGGCGGCAAAAGGAATTGTCGTCGTGAATTCTGCTGGAAATGAAGGAGACGACGCAAACCATAACACGCTTGGTGCGCCTTCCGATGGCGATAGCGTTATTGCAGTTGGCGCCGTCGGTTCTTCCGGTTCGCGTTCGTCGTTCAGCAGTGTTGGTCCCACAGTTGACGGAAGAATCAAACCTGATGTGATGGCGATGGGTTCAAGTGTTGCTGTAGCAAGTCCATCGAATGTTTCGGGATATACAACGAGCAGCGGAACGTCATTCAGTTGTCCGCTTGCAGCGGGAGTTGCAGCGTTGATACTTTCTGCGAATCCTGTTCTTACGCCAATGCAAGTTCGTGAAGCAATGAGAAATACCGCATCGCGGTATAATAATCCCGATAAGTATTACGGATGGGGAATTTTGGATGCGTATGATGCGCTCAATTATTTTCGAATTCAGATTGCACATATTCCGTTAGCAGATACGGAAAATCCGAATCGCGAGCATAAAATTTCTGCAACATTTTCTTCTCATTTTCCGTTGAGTGAATCGCAATATGTTTTTTACTCTGTTAATTCTGCACCGCATTTTGATTCTGTGTTGATGATACCAACGGGAAATACAAATTCGTTTGAAGCAGTAATACCTATTTCAGAAAACAATGTTACCATTCGCTATTTTATACGCGCATCGCTTGCAACGCCCGTATATACGTATTTGCCCTTTAATGCGCCGGAAGGATATTTTCAGTTCTTTGTTGGAGAAGATACTATGCCTCCCGTTATTTCACATCGTCGCCTTGGAAATCAATCGCTTCTTACGTGGCCTCCTGTGATTACAGCAAACATTACTGATAACATTGGTGTAAAAAATGTTTCGGTTCAATGGAAACATAACGGCGTTCAACAGGAGGAATTTTTACTCGTGCGTTTCAACAATACCATAGAATTCCAATTAGAAATTCCTTTAGCCGATTCGTTGGTTTCCGTCGGCGATATTTTTTCGTACAGAATTATTGCAACAGATTCTGCAACGCAAACAAACACAACATTTTATCCCAACGCTTCAACGGAAATTTCTTTTACTGTTGTGAACTTCGCGAATTACACAACTACGTTTGATTTGACAAATGGCGAACTTACTTCAACAAACGATTGGCAATGGGGAACTCCACAACCTTTGCCTTCGCCGCATTCTTCGCCAAAAGTATGGGGAACAATTCTCAACGGTAATTACTCAACAGGTCCTTTACTTTCAACGTTGAACACACCTTCGCTTTACGTAACAGATGCAAATGCGACATTTTCGTTTTGGCATTGGTACATCATTGAAAATAGATACGACGGTGGTAACGTAAAAATTTCCGTCAATGGAAATCCGTTTGTACTCATCACACCTCTCGAAAATTACGACGACGGTGGTAACGTAAAAATTTCCGTCAATGGAAATCCGTTTGTACTCATCACACCTCTCGAAAATTACGACACAACACTTTCAACACAGTATCAAAATCCCATTGGAGGAGAGCGTGCATTCAGTGGAAATTCGGGAACGTGGAAAGTTGCAACATTTCATTTGAATGGCATTGTTAATGTTGGCGACAACGTTATTTTCTCGTTTCAATTTGGTGTTGATACATACGTTGAATATTCGGGATGGTATATTGATGACATTGTTTGTAACGGTTTAGGATGGATTCCGGTTTCCGTTTTGCAATCGCAAATGGAAATTCCGCAAACGATTTCGTTGTTGCAAAATTATCCCAATCCATTTAATCCGACGACAACGATTCGATTTGAAATTCCCGTAGGGGCAATTCATGAATTGCCCTTACAAACAACGTTGAAAATTTACAACATTCTTGGACGAGAAGTAGCAACACTTTTGAATAATGAAGAAATGGATGCAGGCAAACACGAAATTCAATTCGATGGAAGTAAATTTGCAAGCGGAGTGTATTTCTATCGGTTAAGTGTAATACAACGTGGAAAGTTGTATTCTATTGAAACGAAGAAAATGATTTTGTTGAAGTAAGGTGTGCGGATTTCTCGAATCCGCGAGTTCGTGAACGTAGAGCCAATTTGGGAAATGGTCTCTGCTTACGCATTCGTAAAAATGCGAGGGTGGCAAATATACCGAGGTAAGTTTTTCAGGTAAGAGGAAATAAGTTTTCCTTTTCAAGAAAATATTTCCTATTTTCAATCCGAAATTTTACTCTGAACTGCGTGGACGTTTTTTCACGTGGTTTTTTTCACGTGCAGTTATCTCTGAAATAAAACCTTTACCAAAGGTATCTGATTTTTCAAAAAATTACAATTCATTATCTATAATCGTTAAGGAACATTGTTATGAAGAATTTCAGCACTCTTCTTTTTACTCTACTCATATTGTTATTTTCAACAAACGCTAACGCGGGTTTTCCACGTACGGTTCTTTGTGAAGATTTTACCAGTACAACGTGTCCACCGTGCGCGCCCGCAAATCAATACTTTGATAACTGGTATGCAAATTACGGCGGACAAGACCAGGTTGCCGTTATCAAATACCACGTGTGGTGGCCCTCGCCTGGAAATGACCCGTATTATCTCGCGAACACCTCCGATGTGCAAACACGAAACACGTACTACGCAAACAATTACGCGCCGCATTTGTTTATTGACGGAAATGTTGATGGCGGTTCGTCGTACACTTCGTGGCCCGGTTTGATTGAGCCGCGATTTTTCAGTTTCAGTCCGTTTGAAATAAAACTTTCCGGAACATTCAACGCAACAAGCGGAACAGTAATTATCAAAGTTCGAAACGATGGGACAACAATCCCAAGCGGAACATTGGTGTTGCATACAGTCGTTATCGAAAATGGTTTGTTATACACTGGTCCCAACGGTGACCCGCGGCATGAACAAGTAATGCGAAAAATGTATCCGAATGCAAGCGGCGAAACATTTACTATTGCTTTAAACGATTCGCTTTCATTCACAAGAAATATTACGTGGAACTCGAATTGGGGGATGAACAATAGCGAAATAGTTGTCTTTGTACAGGTAAAAGAAACAAAAGCAGTGTTACAAGCCGCAAAACAACGCATTGACGAACTCGTTGTTGGTGTCAATGAACAAACGGTGCTACCACAAAAAGTTCTGCTTCACCAAAATTATCCGAACCCGTTCAATCCTTCGACACTCATTACTTATGATTTACCCGTTAGTTCGTTTGTTACGCTTCGCATCGTGAATATTCTTGGACAAGAAGTCGCAACAATAGTGAACGAGCAACAGGAAGCCGGAAATCACTCCCTCGTATTTGATGCAAGCGGGAAAAAATTTTCCAGCGGTGTGTATTTTTATCGTTTAACAACGGGAAACACAACACAAACTCGAAAATTTGTTTTGATGAAGTAAATTTTTGCAACGAGTTACAATTCAATCCCACGTATTTCACAATGCGTGGGATTTTTTTTCGACAGTTTTTTTTTCGGCGAATATGGAAAAGAAAATATTTTTAGAAATCCACACCCCAAGATTTTTTGTATATATTCTCGCCCAAAGAAAATAAAAAGAATGGCGATTAAAATAACAACTGAATTAAAGATGAAAGAAAACTCCGCAATAGCGGATATATCTTTGATGATGCTTGCAATATGTGATATAATATTCTCTTATCATTTTGTGAGTAAAGGAAACGTGTATTATGAAAACTACGATACGATGCGGCACAACACGACGTATTCGTCACTCTGAGCACAGTGCAACGAAGTCGAAAAGTGAAATATGAAATTCTATCCCTTCATTCTCATCACCGAAGAAATGCTCGATGAAGCGTTGCGGCTTGTTCCAACAACGCAAGTGAAACGCACGATTGCATCGAACATTGATACGCTCGCTGGGCATTTGGGAGAATTTGCTTTTGCGCAATTTTATTTCGGTGATTGGAAGAAAAATAATGTCGGAAAGAATAAAGGCAAAACCGATTTCCAAAATTTTGAGATAAAGACTTCCGCGTTTCCATTCAGTGAAAAATTGAATTTACTTGTCCGCGAAGATTACGCGATGAAACGCAAACCAAAATTTTATGTACAAATTATTCTCGATGTTGATTCACGAAATGCAAATACGATTTCGCCGAACACGAAAGCATACATTTGCGGTTTTGCTACTGCGGAAGATATTGATAACGCGCCGCTCAAAGATTTCGGAAGTAAACTTTCTGAACGCGGCGGATACAAGTGCAAATATATTTCCATCAAAAATTTGAAACCAATTGAAGAATTGAGAAGAGAACACGGATGACACCGATGAAACGGATTTACACGGATTGAATCAGCGAAAATCAGTTTCATCCGTGTCATCTGTGTTCAAAAAAAATTTATGCTCGAAAAAATTAAACAACTCGAACTCATCTCGCGAAAACATCTTGAACCAACCTCGCAACAACGCGATGAAATGACGAAGAAAATTCTTTCGTACTCGGAAAATTTTCTCGACAACATTTACGAACTTCCCGCGTACGTGATGGATGAGAAAAAAGGAATTGACATTTACAAGACACCTATTTCTGAAAACGGAATTTCGCTCGACGCAACGCTTGATGTTCTCAAAACCAATGTTGACACGCCCGGATTGAATCCTGCAAGCGGCGGACATCTCGGCTATATTCCCGGCGGTGGAATTTATTATTCCGCGCTTGGTGATTTTCTCGCCGATGTTACGAATCGTTATGCAGGAATTTTTTTTGGTTCTCCCGGTGCAGTGCGTTTGGAAAATTTACTTATTGATTGGATGGCAGAAGTTGTCGGATATCCAAAATCCACTGCGGGAAATTTAACATCAGGTGGAAGCATTGCAAATCTCATCGGCATTGTTACCGCGCGCGATGCGATGAATGTGAAATCGAAAGATGTAGAAAAATCCGTTATCTATCTTTCCGAACAAGTTCATCATTCTGTTGATAAAGCGATTCGCATTGCGGGATTGAATGAATGTGTGTGGCGTTACGTTCCTCTCGATGAACAATATCGGATGAAAAGCGATGAACTCGAAAAGCAAATTCTTGAAGACAAAAAAAACGGATTGAATCCATTTCTCGTTATCGCTTCTGCCGGAACAACAAACACGGGAACAGTTGACCCGTTGAAAATAATCGGCGACATCGCAGGCAAATATAAGTTGTGGTACCATATTGATGCGGCGTACGGTGGATTTTTTATTTTATGTGACGAAGGGAAAAAAGTTTTGCACGGAATGGAAATGTCTGATTCGCTTTCGATTGACCCGCACAAAGGTTTGTTTCTTCCGTACGGATTGGGAACAATTCTCGTGAAAGATAGAACGAAAATATTTGAATCGCATCACTATCTTCCGCCGTATTTGCAAGACACATTGAAAGCAAACGACGAACTTTCTCCCGCAGATTTATCGCCGGAACTTACCAAACATTTCCGCGGATTGCGTTTGTGGTTGCCGCTGAAATTTGTTGGCGTTGCTCCGTTTCGCGCGGCGATTGAAGAAAAACTTTTGCTTGCGCGGTACTTTTGGGAAACAATTCAAACGTTCGACGGATTTGAAGTGGGACCGTATCCCGATTTATCGGTCGTGATGTATCGCTATGTTCCGAAACGCGGCGATGCGAATGAATTCAACAAACGCCTTGTCCACGAAGTGCAAAAAGATGGAAGAGTTTTTATTTCTTCGACAATGATTGACGGAAAATTTGTTTTACGCGTTGCAATTTTGTGTTTCCGTACACATTTGCAAACAATTGATTTTGCATTGAAGATTTTAAAAGAGAAAGCGAAAGAGATTGAGAAAGAGTTTGAAATAAAAAAGTAACTCACAAATTTATTTGTGGGACTGGAAAGAATCATTATGTTTTACGAAACCGTTTCAACGGTTTCACAATCTGAGAAAAAAACAATGCCACATTCATTCACTAAACTTTGGGTTCATTGTGTCTTTTCGACGAAAGATAGAGAACCGCTCATTGAAGAATCGTTTGCAGAACAATTATTCGAGCATATAAAAGAGAATTTGGTTTCTGATGGCTGTATTGTTCGCTGTATCAATGGCGTTCAAGACCACGTTCACATTTTGTTTTTACAGAATGCGAAGAAAAGTATTTCAGAACTTGTAAAAAATCTCAAAGGAGAAAGTTCACATTGGGTAAATCAAAATAAATTTCTGAACAAAAAATTCGCTTGGCAAATTGGTTATGGTGCGTTTTCGATTAGTGAGTCAATGATTGAACAAGTAGAAAAATATATTCACAAGCAAAAAGAACATCACCGAAAGAAAACTTTTGCCGAAGAGTATGAAGGATTTTTGCAGCGTTATGGTTTTGAAGCCAAAAATGTTGAACAATAAACAAGCGGAAAAATCGTTGAAACGATTTTTCCTTGTAATATTTTTCTCTCCTCCCACAATTGAAATTGTGGGTTATACGTTCACAAAAACAAATTTAATTCTATGAACATTCTCGTACTTAACTGCGGCTCATCGTCTGTAAAATTTCAAATCATTGAAACGGATTTAGACTTGATTGATAAAAATTCCGACAAGCGTTTAGCAGGCGGAGTAATAGAACGCATCGGAAGTCAATCGCTCGTTACTTTTCAAGCGGAAGGAAAGCAAAAAGTAAAACAAGCAACACCGTTACGCGACCATCGTGCGGCAATTGATTTTATTCTGCGCTGGATAATTTCTCCTGAGTCAAAAATCGCAAACATCAATTCGCTCGCTGATATTCACGCCGTTGG is a window of Ignavibacteria bacterium DNA encoding:
- a CDS encoding Omp28-related outer membrane protein; amino-acid sequence: MKNFSTLLFTLLILLFSTNANAGFPRTVLCEDFTSTTCPPCAPANQYFDNWYANYGGQDQVAVIKYHVWWPSPGNDPYYLANTSDVQTRNTYYANNYAPHLFIDGNVDGGSSYTSWPGLIEPRFFSFSPFEIKLSGTFNATSGTVIIKVRNDGTTIPSGTLVLHTVVIENGLLYTGPNGDPRHEQVMRKMYPNASGETFTIALNDSLSFTRNITWNSNWGMNNSEIVVFVQVKETKAVLQAAKQRIDELVVGVNEQTVLPQKVLLHQNYPNPFNPSTLITYDLPVSSFVTLRIVNILGQEVATIVNEQQEAGNHSLVFDASGKKFSSGVYFYRLTTGNTTQTRKFVLMK
- a CDS encoding T9SS type A sorting domain-containing protein, encoding MKKSILFLLLVSFSPSFSQVEQKISPLLQQKLSIATEDEQLLVWIFFTDKGIATERYFANPIAVVSEKSLQRRAKVFPVSSLIDYSDLPVNEHYISPLLELGFRLKHTSKWFNGISGYVQKSSLEQFAQFSFVQNIDVVYTLKKKYNVEDNATQIIPSDHLQKNEHTYNYGSSFTQLNQINVPPVHDLGITGQGIVICVMDAGFNNLPHEVFANMNIIAKWDFVNNDPDVGDGNDMGSGSHGTQTLSTIGGFKEGKLLGPAFSATYILAKTENTDSETPIEEDNWIAAAEWADSIGVDVTSTSLGYITFDAPYPSYTWQSMNGNTCRITIGADMAAAKGIVVVNSAGNEGDDANHNTLGAPSDGDSVIAVGAVGSSGSRSSFSSVGPTVDGRIKPDVMAMGSSVAVASPSNVSGYTTSSGTSFSCPLAAGVAALILSANPVLTPMQVREAMRNTASRYNNPDKYYGWGILDAYDALNYFRIQIAHIPLADTENPNREHKISATFSSHFPLSESQYVFYSVNSAPHFDSVLMIPTGNTNSFEAVIPISENNVTIRYFIRASLATPVYTYLPFNAPEGYFQFFVGEDTMPPVISHRRLGNQSLLTWPPVITANITDNIGVKNVSVQWKHNGVQQEEFLLVRFNNTIEFQLEIPLADSLVSVGDIFSYRIIATDSATQTNTTFYPNASTEISFTVVNFANYTTTFDLTNGELTSTNDWQWGTPQPLPSPHSSPKVWGTILNGNYSTGPLLSTLNTPSLYVTDANATFSFWHWYIIENRYDGGNVKISVNGNPFVLITPLENYDDGGNVKISVNGNPFVLITPLENYDTTLSTQYQNPIGGERAFSGNSGTWKVATFHLNGIVNVGDNVIFSFQFGVDTYVEYSGWYIDDIVCNGLGWIPVSVLQSQMEIPQTISLLQNYPNPFNPTTTIRFEIPVGAIHELPLQTTLKIYNILGREVATLLNNEEMDAGKHEIQFDGSKFASGVYFYRLSVIQRGKLYSIETKKMILLK
- the tnpA gene encoding IS200/IS605 family transposase, yielding MPHSFTKLWVHCVFSTKDREPLIEESFAEQLFEHIKENLVSDGCIVRCINGVQDHVHILFLQNAKKSISELVKNLKGESSHWVNQNKFLNKKFAWQIGYGAFSISESMIEQVEKYIHKQKEHHRKKTFAEEYEGFLQRYGFEAKNVEQ
- a CDS encoding aminotransferase class I/II-fold pyridoxal phosphate-dependent enzyme, with amino-acid sequence MLEKIKQLELISRKHLEPTSQQRDEMTKKILSYSENFLDNIYELPAYVMDEKKGIDIYKTPISENGISLDATLDVLKTNVDTPGLNPASGGHLGYIPGGGIYYSALGDFLADVTNRYAGIFFGSPGAVRLENLLIDWMAEVVGYPKSTAGNLTSGGSIANLIGIVTARDAMNVKSKDVEKSVIYLSEQVHHSVDKAIRIAGLNECVWRYVPLDEQYRMKSDELEKQILEDKKNGLNPFLVIASAGTTNTGTVDPLKIIGDIAGKYKLWYHIDAAYGGFFILCDEGKKVLHGMEMSDSLSIDPHKGLFLPYGLGTILVKDRTKIFESHHYLPPYLQDTLKANDELSPADLSPELTKHFRGLRLWLPLKFVGVAPFRAAIEEKLLLARYFWETIQTFDGFEVGPYPDLSVVMYRYVPKRGDANEFNKRLVHEVQKDGRVFISSTMIDGKFVLRVAILCFRTHLQTIDFALKILKEKAKEIEKEFEIKK